One genomic region from Lysobacterales bacterium encodes:
- a CDS encoding M14 family metallocarboxypeptidase, with product MRSDAFYPIGTPGQPWGEAERAEWLGRQSRQRSYREDVVSVVDALRERFDVVEYGALDYGSEHFPLYALRSRAWNAALPVVLVTGGVHGYETSGVRGALRFLREDAQRYAGQANLLVAPCISPWAYERIHRWNAQAIDPNRSFRADSPAEESAALMRLVQALEGEILLHIDLHETTDTDESEFRPALAARDGKTFEAGAIPDGFYLVGDSENPQLAFQSAVIAAVAQVTHIAPADAAGQIIGSAVVAPGVILYPFKALGLCPGMTSARFTTTTEVYPDSPRATPEQCDAAQATAVCAAIDFALANA from the coding sequence AACGCAGCTACCGCGAAGATGTCGTCAGCGTGGTCGACGCGCTGCGCGAGCGCTTCGATGTCGTCGAGTACGGCGCGCTCGACTACGGCAGTGAGCACTTCCCCCTCTACGCTCTGCGCAGCCGCGCGTGGAACGCGGCCCTGCCCGTCGTACTGGTGACGGGTGGCGTGCACGGCTACGAGACCAGCGGGGTGCGAGGTGCCCTGCGATTCCTGCGAGAGGACGCGCAGCGCTACGCCGGCCAAGCGAATCTGCTGGTGGCGCCCTGCATCAGCCCCTGGGCCTATGAGCGCATCCATCGCTGGAATGCGCAGGCGATCGATCCCAACCGCAGCTTCCGTGCCGACAGCCCGGCCGAGGAGTCCGCCGCACTGATGCGTCTGGTGCAGGCGCTCGAGGGCGAGATCCTACTGCACATCGATCTGCACGAAACCACCGACACCGACGAGAGCGAGTTCCGCCCGGCGCTGGCGGCGCGCGATGGCAAAACCTTCGAAGCGGGTGCGATTCCCGATGGCTTCTATCTGGTGGGCGACAGCGAGAATCCGCAGCTGGCCTTCCAGAGCGCCGTGATCGCGGCGGTGGCGCAGGTCACCCACATCGCGCCGGCCGATGCGGCAGGTCAGATCATCGGGTCCGCGGTGGTGGCGCCGGGGGTGATCCTGTACCCCTTCAAGGCGCTGGGTCTGTGCCCGGGCATGACGTCGGCGCGCTTCACCACCACGACCGAGGTCTACCCTGACAGCCCGCGCGCAACGCCGGAGCAGTGTGACGCCGCGCAAGCCACCGCTGTTTGCGCGGCGATCGACTTCGCTCTCGCGAACGCTTGA